A part of Solea solea chromosome 8, fSolSol10.1, whole genome shotgun sequence genomic DNA contains:
- the homer1b gene encoding homer protein homolog 1b isoform X2 — protein sequence MSATTMGEQPIYSTRAHVFQIDPNTKKNWLPTSKHAVTVSYFYDSTRNVYRIISLDGTKAIINSTISPNMTFTKTSQKFGQWADSRANTVYGLGFSTEHHLSKFAEKFAEYKEAARLAKEKSQEKMEMATSPSQESPAGELSSPLTPVTPPMENINGTDEMCDSTPNSDTRPEPAQNALAFSHSPVMTKHWEAELEALKGNNAKLTAALLESTANVKQWKQQLAAYQEEAERLHKRVTELECQSNQTPVIKSQKTELNQTIEELENTLRDKEEEMEKMKEELENMNDLMEQKDTLTQKLEETELRSRVLEEQLSGAEQRLEENQEEQENFRKSLRTLLELLDGKIFELTELRDTLARLIEEAS from the exons GGAGCAGCCCATCTACAGCACGAGGGCCCACGTCTTCCAGATCGACCCCAACACCAAGAAGAACTGGCTGCCCACCAGCAAGCACGCCGTCACCGTCTCCTACTTCTACGACAGCACGCGCAACGTCTACCGCATCATCAGCCTGGATGGCACCAAG GCAATAATCAACAGCACCATCAGCCCCAACATGACGTTCACCAAGACCTCACAGAAGTTTGGCCAGTGGGCGGACAGTCGAGCCAACACTGTCTACGGCCTGGGATTCTCCACTGAGCATCACCTGTCCAAG TTTGCAGAGAAGTTTGCAGAGTACAAAGAAGCAGCACGGCTCGCTAAAGAGAAGAGTCAAGAAAAGATGGAGATGGCCACGTCTCCCTCTCAG GAGTCTCCAGCAGGTGAGCTCTCGTCACCTTTGACCCCAGTGACTCCGCCCATGGAAAACATCAACGGCACGGATGAAATGTGCGACTCGACTCCCAACTCAGACACTCGCCCGGAGCCGGCGCAGAACGCGCTTGCCTTCTCGCACAG CCCCGTCATGACAAAACACTGGGAGGCAGAACTGGAGGCACTAAAGGGAAACAACGCCAAACTAACAGCAGCTCTGCTGGAGTCCACGGCCAACGTCAAACAGTGGAAACAACAACTGGCTGCGTACCAGGAGGAGGCTGAGAGACTACACAAACGG gTGACAGAGCTCGAGTGTCAGAGCAACCAGACCCCAGTGATCAAATCCCAGAAGACTGAACTCAACCAAACCATAGAGGAACTGGAGAATACGCTAAGGGACAAagaagag GAAATGGAAAAGATGAAGGAAGAACTGGAAAACATGAACGACCTGATGGAGCAAAAAGACACTCTCACTCAAAAACTTGAg GAGACGGAGCTGCGCAGCCGGGTGCTGGAGGAGCAGCTGTCGGGTGCCGAGCAGCGGCTTGAGGAGAaccaggaggagcaggagaattTCAGGAAGAGTCTGCGGacgctgctggagctgctggacgGCAAGATCTTTGAGCTGACGGAGCTCAGAGACACCTTAGCCCGGCTCATCGAGGAGGCCAGCTAG
- the homer1b gene encoding homer protein homolog 1b isoform X1 yields the protein MEDGELEIRLPGRSDSPVGSRRFSAGGGIGETLVLRHKEVHHFFFVPFREQPIYSTRAHVFQIDPNTKKNWLPTSKHAVTVSYFYDSTRNVYRIISLDGTKAIINSTISPNMTFTKTSQKFGQWADSRANTVYGLGFSTEHHLSKFAEKFAEYKEAARLAKEKSQEKMEMATSPSQESPAGELSSPLTPVTPPMENINGTDEMCDSTPNSDTRPEPAQNALAFSHSPVMTKHWEAELEALKGNNAKLTAALLESTANVKQWKQQLAAYQEEAERLHKRVTELECQSNQTPVIKSQKTELNQTIEELENTLRDKEEEMEKMKEELENMNDLMEQKDTLTQKLEETELRSRVLEEQLSGAEQRLEENQEEQENFRKSLRTLLELLDGKIFELTELRDTLARLIEEAS from the exons ATGGAGGATGGCGAGTTGGAAATTCGGTTGCCAGGGCGATCTGACTCCCCCGTGGGCAGCAGGAGATTCAGTGCAGGCGGCGGGATAGGTGAGACGTTGGTGCTGCGGCACAAAGAGGTTCACCACTTCTTCTTCGTCCCCTTTAGGGAGCAGCCCATCTACAGCACGAGGGCCCACGTCTTCCAGATCGACCCCAACACCAAGAAGAACTGGCTGCCCACCAGCAAGCACGCCGTCACCGTCTCCTACTTCTACGACAGCACGCGCAACGTCTACCGCATCATCAGCCTGGATGGCACCAAG GCAATAATCAACAGCACCATCAGCCCCAACATGACGTTCACCAAGACCTCACAGAAGTTTGGCCAGTGGGCGGACAGTCGAGCCAACACTGTCTACGGCCTGGGATTCTCCACTGAGCATCACCTGTCCAAG TTTGCAGAGAAGTTTGCAGAGTACAAAGAAGCAGCACGGCTCGCTAAAGAGAAGAGTCAAGAAAAGATGGAGATGGCCACGTCTCCCTCTCAG GAGTCTCCAGCAGGTGAGCTCTCGTCACCTTTGACCCCAGTGACTCCGCCCATGGAAAACATCAACGGCACGGATGAAATGTGCGACTCGACTCCCAACTCAGACACTCGCCCGGAGCCGGCGCAGAACGCGCTTGCCTTCTCGCACAG CCCCGTCATGACAAAACACTGGGAGGCAGAACTGGAGGCACTAAAGGGAAACAACGCCAAACTAACAGCAGCTCTGCTGGAGTCCACGGCCAACGTCAAACAGTGGAAACAACAACTGGCTGCGTACCAGGAGGAGGCTGAGAGACTACACAAACGG gTGACAGAGCTCGAGTGTCAGAGCAACCAGACCCCAGTGATCAAATCCCAGAAGACTGAACTCAACCAAACCATAGAGGAACTGGAGAATACGCTAAGGGACAAagaagag GAAATGGAAAAGATGAAGGAAGAACTGGAAAACATGAACGACCTGATGGAGCAAAAAGACACTCTCACTCAAAAACTTGAg GAGACGGAGCTGCGCAGCCGGGTGCTGGAGGAGCAGCTGTCGGGTGCCGAGCAGCGGCTTGAGGAGAaccaggaggagcaggagaattTCAGGAAGAGTCTGCGGacgctgctggagctgctggacgGCAAGATCTTTGAGCTGACGGAGCTCAGAGACACCTTAGCCCGGCTCATCGAGGAGGCCAGCTAG
- the homer1b gene encoding homer protein homolog 1b isoform X3 translates to MEDGELEIRLPGRSDSPVGSRRFSAGGGIGETLVLRHKEVHHFFFVPFREQPIYSTRAHVFQIDPNTKKNWLPTSKHAVTVSYFYDSTRNVYRIISLDGTKAIINSTISPNMTFTKTSQKFGQWADSRANTVYGLGFSTEHHLSKFAEKFAEYKEAARLAKEKSQEKMEMATSPSQESPAGELSSPLTPVTPPMENINGTDEMCDSTPNSDTRPEPAQNALAFSHREQLKTCRVCSF, encoded by the exons ATGGAGGATGGCGAGTTGGAAATTCGGTTGCCAGGGCGATCTGACTCCCCCGTGGGCAGCAGGAGATTCAGTGCAGGCGGCGGGATAGGTGAGACGTTGGTGCTGCGGCACAAAGAGGTTCACCACTTCTTCTTCGTCCCCTTTAGGGAGCAGCCCATCTACAGCACGAGGGCCCACGTCTTCCAGATCGACCCCAACACCAAGAAGAACTGGCTGCCCACCAGCAAGCACGCCGTCACCGTCTCCTACTTCTACGACAGCACGCGCAACGTCTACCGCATCATCAGCCTGGATGGCACCAAG GCAATAATCAACAGCACCATCAGCCCCAACATGACGTTCACCAAGACCTCACAGAAGTTTGGCCAGTGGGCGGACAGTCGAGCCAACACTGTCTACGGCCTGGGATTCTCCACTGAGCATCACCTGTCCAAG TTTGCAGAGAAGTTTGCAGAGTACAAAGAAGCAGCACGGCTCGCTAAAGAGAAGAGTCAAGAAAAGATGGAGATGGCCACGTCTCCCTCTCAG GAGTCTCCAGCAGGTGAGCTCTCGTCACCTTTGACCCCAGTGACTCCGCCCATGGAAAACATCAACGGCACGGATGAAATGTGCGACTCGACTCCCAACTCAGACACTCGCCCGGAGCCGGCGCAGAACGCGCTTGCCTTCTCGCACAG GGAGCAGTTAAAGACTTGTCGGGTCTGCTCTTTCTGA